Part of the uncultured Desulfobacter sp. genome, GTACGGTGGAGCTCTAAAAGTTCCCATGCTCATACGATCAGTTATCGGGCGAAGTTGGGGGCAAGGCCCCCAACACTCACAGAGTCTCCAGGCATTGTTTGCGCATATTCCAGGATTGACGGTCATTATGCCTGCGACTGCGGAAGATGTACTGGAGATGTATCCTTATATCGCCAATGAATATAAAGCGCCGGTGATTTCAATCGAACATCGTTTTCTCTACGATTACGAATTCAACCTGCACACAACGCCACGGTCCAAAGATGTGTTCGCGCCTATAATTATTAAGGAAGGCAGGGATGTCACCATCGTTACCACGTCATACATGCTGCAGGAAGCCATCCTCGCAGACAAATGGATCAAGAAGAATCACGGTGGAATCTCCTGTGAAATTATCAACCTGCGAACGGTCTCGGATATTGATGCAGAACCTATTATGAAGAGCATTGCCAAGACAGGCCATTTGATCATTGCAGACACGGGCTGGGAAAGCTACGGCGTTGCTGCCGAAATATGCCGACTCATCGCTACCCGTGCCCCCCACATTCTTAAACAGCCGGTTATTCCCCTAAACATGCAACCGGTCCCCACCCCAACAAGTCATGATTTAGAACAACATTTTTACCCGGACCTAGGTGACATCGTCAACGCAGTCTATCAACTGTTAATAAAGGTTCCCCACCCGCCCTGCCCTGCTCCGGAATACATCAAGTCCACAAGACGTAAGTTTAGAGGACCATTTTAATTTCAAAAAGGAAAGAAAACATGGACGCCAATACCATTCAAAAAGCAATCGACCAAAGGGGGATCAAGCGTGTCCTGATTACCGGAATCACGGGTTCAGGCGGAAGCTATATGGCAGAGTATATTGCCCAAAAGCATCCAGACATAGAGATTCACGGGATATCACGCTGGCACAGTACTTCTGCGGACAATAATCTGTCTGCCATTAAAAACCAAGTGATCGTGCACGAATGTGATCTGTGCGACCTGAGTTCCGTCTTCCGGACTCTTCAAAAAGCCATGCCTGACGGTATCTTCCATCTGGCCGCCCATGCCAATGTTCGAGCGTGCTTTGACACACCGCTGGCAGTCTTGAACAACAACATCAACAGTACAGCCAACCTTTTCGAGGCTGTCCGAATGCTGGGAATTGAGCCATATATCCAGCTTTGCAGCACGTCAGAAGTTTATGGACAGGTTGATCCCCAAAACGTTCCCATCACTGAAGAGTGCCCAATCAACCCATCCAGTCCTTATGCTGTGTCCAAGGTCACTCAAGACCATCTGGGTTACACCTATTTCAGATGCTACGGTACGAAAATTATTCGCACACGCATGTTCGCTTATGTTAATCCACGTCGAGGGGATCTGTTTGCCACTTCGTTTGCCAGGCAGGTTGCACTTATCGAGTCCGGCAGACAGGATCTCTTGCGACATGGTAACCTGGAATCTGTACGTACCCTGGTAGATGTTCGTGATGCCATGGAAGCCTACTGGCTTGCCCTGCTTTTCTGTGATCCCGGAGAAGCGTACAATATAGGAGGCAAAACGAGTGTTTCGGTCGGTGAATTTCTAGGAATCTTAAAGAAATATGCAACCTGCCCAATACCATCAGAAGTTGACCCCAAGCTGCTTCGCCCAGCTGATGTAACATTGCAGATTCCAGATATCTCCAAATTTGTGAAAAAAACAGCCTGGGCACCCAAGTACTCGTTTGAGGAAAGCGTTCAACTACTATTGTCCCATGCCAGAAGCCAAATTTAAACCGTACAACATCCATAAACTCAAAGGGAAACTAACCGGTTGTTTTACGGAATGGCAAAGCCTTGTGCTTTTATTTCTTGTCACCCATGTTGCGTCCTTCCCTGTAGCATCTGAATTTTACCAACTATATTCAAAATAAAAAAATCTGGGAAAAGAAACGGATAAATCATGATTAGAGTTGCTATCTCACAGATGGACAATCCCTTCGGAGATCAAAGTTATCTACCTTATACATCAGGGTTGCTTCAAGCGTATGTGCAAAAACATGCCCAAAATGCGGAAAAGTATGAATTCCTTTTACCGTTATATCGACGCACGACCGTGGAGCAAGCGATGGAGCATCTTGGGGATGCGGATGTGGCGGCATTCAGTATTTCGATTTGGAACCATCAACTCGTCATGAAAATCATTGCCGAGTTAAAAATGCGTGCTCCGGATATTCTTACAGTGGTGGGGGGGCCGCAGGTTTCAGCAGACTGCCTTCAATTATTGGAGGATAATCCAGGATTGGACGTAGCAATTCACGGCGAAGGAGAACAAATTTTTCTAAACATCCTTGAACAGTTGCCAAGCAGGG contains:
- a CDS encoding GDP-mannose 4,6-dehydratase, giving the protein MDANTIQKAIDQRGIKRVLITGITGSGGSYMAEYIAQKHPDIEIHGISRWHSTSADNNLSAIKNQVIVHECDLCDLSSVFRTLQKAMPDGIFHLAAHANVRACFDTPLAVLNNNINSTANLFEAVRMLGIEPYIQLCSTSEVYGQVDPQNVPITEECPINPSSPYAVSKVTQDHLGYTYFRCYGTKIIRTRMFAYVNPRRGDLFATSFARQVALIESGRQDLLRHGNLESVRTLVDVRDAMEAYWLALLFCDPGEAYNIGGKTSVSVGEFLGILKKYATCPIPSEVDPKLLRPADVTLQIPDISKFVKKTAWAPKYSFEESVQLLLSHARSQI
- a CDS encoding transketolase C-terminal domain-containing protein is translated as MENIETNTIFYRDALTQTMYEIMSSNPNAIVMGEGVKDPTGIFGTTLGLADEFGPERVVDTPIAEESFTGFSLGCALNGLYPIVTHIRVDFLVVAMNQLVNSISKYSYMYGGALKVPMLIRSVIGRSWGQGPQHSQSLQALFAHIPGLTVIMPATAEDVLEMYPYIANEYKAPVISIEHRFLYDYEFNLHTTPRSKDVFAPIIIKEGRDVTIVTTSYMLQEAILADKWIKKNHGGISCEIINLRTVSDIDAEPIMKSIAKTGHLIIADTGWESYGVAAEICRLIATRAPHILKQPVIPLNMQPVPTPTSHDLEQHFYPDLGDIVNAVYQLLIKVPHPPCPAPEYIKSTRRKFRGPF